From one Lysinibacillus sp. G4S2 genomic stretch:
- a CDS encoding PBP1A family penicillin-binding protein — protein sequence MKRKSYQRKQKRTKRTRKALTLFVAFASAIIVAFIALRVYVQVAGAPPLTVPKASIFLDENENQIGDHFTNERRYWVSLDEMSPYLKTAVVAVEDKDFYKHKGFDFSRIAGALLVDLKAGSKVQGASTITQQYARNLYLSHEKSWTRKLNEALYAYRIEVFYDKDEILEGYLNTVYYGHGMYGVEAASRFYFGKSASDLTLAEAAMLTGIPKGPSIYSPIANLDKATDRQHVILKLMADQGVITQDEKTRAESEKLVLKNDSWVATKSVAPYFLDVAWQEASDILKSKNLDISEGGWTIQTTLNQGHQKAAEEAVAKNMPANDLQAAFVSMESKTGAVTALVGGRDYAASSFNRVTQAKRQPGSTIKPILYAAALENGYTPLTFLDVGETTFTYDKGRSTYSPKNVNGQFATHDMSMAQAIAISDNIYAVKTLEEIGFKTFHEMADRFNVNIGDKDNLSIALGTAETTLYEMTNAYNILASQGQETAPTTIISIKDANGDIIYESKEATKEAETVLSKEDTFILTEMMTGIFDPVFSDYSPATGISIRNRMTHTYAAKSGSTNSDQWLIGFTPSLTAGVWNGYDQGKNIEAKEDTAATKKIWIDYMEAVNKGTKNEDFTKPKGVKGVVVDVETGKLATDACPKQRLVYVDEKDVPTEKCSKSFDILDRDTWGEIWNMLPFSIFKD from the coding sequence ATGAAGAGAAAAAGCTATCAACGTAAGCAAAAACGGACAAAGCGGACACGCAAAGCACTTACCCTTTTTGTCGCCTTTGCATCTGCTATTATAGTAGCGTTTATAGCTCTACGCGTCTATGTTCAAGTGGCTGGTGCCCCGCCTCTAACCGTACCTAAAGCCTCTATTTTCTTAGATGAAAATGAGAACCAGATTGGGGATCACTTTACGAATGAACGACGTTATTGGGTTAGTCTTGATGAGATGTCCCCCTATTTAAAAACAGCAGTGGTCGCTGTTGAGGATAAAGACTTTTATAAGCATAAAGGATTTGATTTTTCACGTATTGCTGGTGCGTTATTAGTCGACCTTAAGGCTGGAAGTAAGGTTCAAGGAGCAAGTACTATTACACAACAATATGCTCGAAATCTATATCTTTCACATGAAAAGTCTTGGACACGAAAATTAAATGAAGCACTGTATGCTTATAGAATAGAAGTTTTTTATGATAAGGATGAAATACTGGAAGGCTACTTAAATACTGTTTACTACGGACATGGTATGTACGGTGTAGAAGCAGCTAGTCGATTTTATTTCGGAAAATCTGCCAGTGATTTAACGCTAGCGGAAGCAGCAATGTTAACTGGAATTCCAAAAGGACCAAGTATTTACTCCCCTATCGCCAATCTAGATAAGGCAACTGATCGCCAGCACGTTATTTTAAAGCTGATGGCCGATCAAGGTGTCATTACGCAAGATGAAAAAACACGTGCAGAAAGTGAAAAGCTTGTTTTAAAGAATGATAGTTGGGTGGCAACAAAATCTGTCGCACCATACTTCCTGGACGTAGCATGGCAAGAGGCTAGTGACATTTTGAAGTCAAAAAATCTCGACATTAGTGAAGGTGGCTGGACTATCCAAACAACCCTTAATCAAGGACACCAAAAGGCAGCAGAAGAAGCTGTAGCCAAAAATATGCCTGCTAACGATCTCCAAGCCGCATTTGTGAGTATGGAATCCAAAACAGGTGCCGTTACAGCACTAGTCGGAGGTCGTGACTATGCTGCAAGTTCATTTAACAGGGTTACACAGGCAAAACGTCAGCCAGGTTCAACCATTAAACCTATTTTATATGCCGCAGCTTTAGAGAATGGTTATACGCCATTAACTTTTTTAGATGTAGGTGAGACAACTTTCACTTATGATAAAGGACGTTCAACATATTCTCCTAAAAATGTTAACGGTCAATTTGCAACGCATGATATGTCTATGGCACAAGCTATCGCTATTTCTGATAATATTTACGCAGTTAAAACTTTAGAGGAAATTGGATTTAAAACATTTCACGAGATGGCTGATCGCTTCAATGTAAATATCGGTGATAAGGACAATTTATCGATCGCGCTAGGAACAGCTGAAACTACTTTATATGAAATGACGAATGCCTATAATATTTTAGCATCACAAGGTCAAGAAACCGCTCCTACTACTATTATTTCTATTAAAGATGCTAATGGTGATATCATCTACGAAAGTAAAGAAGCTACTAAAGAAGCTGAGACGGTTCTCTCAAAAGAAGATACGTTTATCTTAACAGAAATGATGACAGGTATTTTCGATCCTGTATTTAGCGATTATTCTCCAGCTACAGGGATTAGCATTCGCAATCGTATGACGCATACGTATGCAGCAAAATCTGGCTCTACAAATAGTGATCAATGGTTAATTGGATTTACACCTAGTTTAACTGCTGGCGTGTGGAACGGCTATGACCAAGGAAAAAATATAGAAGCAAAAGAAGATACTGCAGCGACAAAGAAAATATGGATCGACTATATGGAGGCTGTCAATAAAGGAACAAAGAACGAGGATTTCACAAAGCCTAAAGGTGTAAAAGGTGTGGTCGTCGATGTGGAAACAGGTAAGCTCGCAACAGATGCCTGCCCTAAACAACGTCTGGTCTATGTAGACGAAAAGGATGTACCGACTGAAAAATGTTCAAAAAGCTTTGATATTCTCGATCGAGATACGTGGGGAGAAATTTGGAATATGCTCCCATTCTCAATTTTTAAAGATTAA
- the speB gene encoding agmatinase, with protein sequence MRFDEAYSGNVFIKSHPTYEDAQAVIYGMPMDWTVSYRPGSRFGPQRIREVSIGLEEYSPYLDRELEEVKYFDAGDIPLPFGNAQRSLDEIEKYIEQLLADDKIPVGMGGEHLVSWPVMKAVSAKYDDLAIIHFDAHTDLRVEYEGEPLSHSTPIRKIAEHIGPKNVYSFGIRSGMKEEFEWAKENGMHISKFEVLEPLKEVLPTLAGRNVYVTIDIDVLDPAHAPGTGTVDCGGITSKELLASIHAIAASNVNVVGFDLVEVAPIYDTSEMTANTASKLLREMILGWVK encoded by the coding sequence ATGAGATTTGATGAAGCTTATTCAGGAAATGTTTTTATAAAAAGTCATCCAACATATGAGGATGCTCAGGCAGTCATTTACGGTATGCCAATGGATTGGACAGTTAGTTATCGTCCGGGCTCACGATTTGGTCCGCAACGTATTCGCGAAGTATCGATTGGTCTAGAAGAATACAGCCCATATTTAGACCGTGAGCTAGAAGAAGTGAAATATTTTGATGCAGGAGATATACCGTTACCATTCGGGAATGCACAGCGTTCTTTAGATGAAATTGAAAAGTATATCGAGCAGCTTTTAGCGGATGACAAGATTCCAGTTGGCATGGGTGGCGAACATTTAGTATCTTGGCCTGTAATGAAGGCTGTATCAGCAAAGTATGATGACCTAGCAATTATCCACTTCGATGCACATACAGACTTACGTGTTGAATATGAAGGGGAGCCACTTTCTCACTCAACTCCTATTCGTAAAATTGCTGAACATATCGGACCAAAAAATGTGTATTCATTTGGTATTCGTTCAGGTATGAAGGAAGAATTCGAATGGGCGAAGGAAAATGGCATGCACATTTCAAAATTCGAAGTGCTAGAGCCATTAAAAGAGGTATTACCTACTTTAGCAGGACGTAATGTATACGTGACGATTGATATTGATGTACTCGATCCTGCACATGCACCAGGCACAGGAACAGTAGATTGCGGAGGAATTACATCAAAAGAATTACTAGCATCAATCCATGCAATCGCAGCAAGTAATGTTAATGTAGTTGGCTTTGACCTAGTTGAAGTAGCACCAATCTACGACACATCAGAAATGACAGCAAACACAGCGAGTAAATTGTTAAGAGAAATGATTTTAGGCTGGGTAAAATAA
- a CDS encoding ATP-dependent helicase produces MLSNILGKKKLKVENENLKLELEEMNNSYKNVLGTKSEYEKEIEKYRKLVLKYKQDFIKITEENNDYEVKIINKDLELEKYKQGFKEIFEKSIAYETEIKNKDLELERYKELYGNPSFTESSTIDQVNIYDNDKSFFDYIIDITGNPFNEQQIASIRYNMEKHLRIIAGAGSGKTETICAKAAYLKFVKKIDEKEIAMITFTRKAAKEMRERVNKFLGVEKSLIKVGTFHNIFIQIYNQIIQKQPELKKIGVQGDDPIEGAKKYNDLLKRLINKYKLYAFDKEGEQTISERLSYWTSMGYSNTEIKNFIHQHFDEKFKKEGYCLSEVFYRMIEEFQKIRKNENIVVFDDFLLNLYYVLKDSIDARDIAQSMYKFIFIDEFQDTNPLQMKIIELICPRDIINTSNNKTKLIIVGDDDQSIYAFRASDPSYIKDFSNVYNTHTIELMTNYRSIEEIVKAGNRVIAFNKHDRISKSMIPFHKKKGENYVIFTKNQKHEAKIIIEKCISLGIKEESFKYGNKLEKINYTKSVVLYRSKSQLTDFIAVLTENGVPFVIEKTDDLLGIFNYPFFVQFFNSWIDLVTKKRWSSIYNTIASSYYIPFSKIRDFTGEICDNSLDTFLEFLNGNSRSNVDSTMIKRYLKFMLELTGNKEININNFIQMVFEFPKVKKEMDQVQKEEILSICKNLNSWDELYRYYCKLKKQQDEMKEKVELYHQKKYNALYLLTIHSSKGLAFSNVFIIGAYDSGIPSSKAISVQNIDANIAREKAEPITTIEEERRLMYVAVTRARNNLYITYPKNINNRPIECSPFLKELNLPAIDFTKQ; encoded by the coding sequence ATGTTAAGTAATATATTAGGTAAAAAGAAACTAAAAGTTGAAAATGAAAATTTAAAGCTTGAATTAGAGGAAATGAATAATAGTTATAAAAATGTTTTGGGGACAAAATCAGAATATGAAAAAGAAATAGAGAAATATCGAAAACTAGTTCTTAAATATAAACAGGACTTCATAAAAATCACAGAGGAGAATAATGACTATGAAGTAAAAATTATTAATAAAGATTTAGAATTAGAAAAGTATAAACAAGGTTTTAAAGAAATATTTGAAAAGAGTATTGCTTATGAAACGGAAATTAAAAATAAAGATTTAGAGTTAGAAAGGTATAAAGAGTTATATGGAAACCCATCTTTTACCGAATCATCTACTATTGATCAAGTAAATATTTATGATAATGACAAAAGTTTCTTTGATTACATAATTGATATTACAGGTAATCCATTCAATGAACAACAAATAGCTTCAATCCGATATAACATGGAAAAGCATCTTAGGATCATAGCTGGTGCTGGAAGCGGAAAAACAGAAACTATTTGTGCAAAAGCAGCGTATTTAAAGTTTGTAAAAAAAATAGACGAAAAAGAAATTGCAATGATTACTTTCACGAGAAAAGCAGCGAAAGAAATGAGGGAAAGAGTAAACAAATTTTTAGGAGTAGAAAAATCCCTAATAAAAGTTGGGACCTTTCATAACATTTTTATACAAATATATAATCAAATTATACAAAAGCAACCCGAATTAAAAAAGATTGGTGTTCAAGGTGATGATCCAATAGAGGGAGCAAAAAAATATAATGATTTGTTAAAACGCTTAATTAATAAATATAAGCTATATGCCTTTGATAAAGAAGGGGAACAAACCATATCTGAACGACTATCGTATTGGACTAGTATGGGATACTCCAATACAGAAATAAAAAATTTTATACATCAACACTTTGATGAAAAATTTAAGAAGGAAGGCTATTGTCTTAGCGAAGTGTTTTATCGAATGATAGAAGAGTTCCAAAAGATTAGGAAAAACGAAAACATAGTTGTTTTTGATGACTTTTTACTTAATCTTTATTATGTGTTGAAGGATAGTATAGACGCTAGAGATATAGCACAAAGTATGTACAAATTTATTTTTATTGATGAGTTTCAAGATACAAATCCGCTGCAAATGAAAATAATCGAACTTATCTGTCCTAGAGATATAATTAACACTTCAAATAATAAAACTAAATTAATTATAGTTGGTGATGATGATCAGTCCATCTATGCTTTTAGAGCATCTGATCCATCATATATAAAGGATTTTTCTAATGTATACAATACTCATACTATAGAACTTATGACAAACTATCGTTCTATTGAAGAAATTGTTAAAGCAGGTAATAGAGTAATTGCATTCAATAAACATGATAGAATTAGTAAATCTATGATTCCTTTTCATAAGAAAAAAGGAGAAAACTATGTGATATTTACAAAAAATCAAAAACATGAAGCTAAAATAATAATAGAAAAATGTATTAGTCTAGGAATAAAAGAAGAATCTTTTAAATACGGAAATAAATTGGAAAAAATAAATTATACAAAAAGTGTTGTTTTATACCGTTCCAAGAGCCAACTAACAGATTTTATAGCAGTATTAACTGAAAATGGGGTTCCTTTTGTTATTGAGAAAACAGATGATTTATTAGGTATTTTTAATTACCCATTCTTTGTTCAATTTTTCAATTCTTGGATAGATTTGGTGACGAAAAAAAGATGGTCGTCTATATATAATACTATTGCGTCTAGTTACTATATTCCTTTCAGTAAAATAAGGGATTTTACGGGTGAAATTTGTGATAATTCTCTTGATACTTTTTTAGAATTTTTGAATGGTAATTCTAGAAGTAATGTAGATTCGACAATGATTAAAAGATACTTAAAATTTATGTTGGAATTAACCGGAAATAAGGAAATAAATATTAATAATTTTATCCAAATGGTATTTGAATTTCCAAAAGTGAAAAAAGAAATGGATCAAGTACAAAAAGAAGAAATTTTGTCCATTTGTAAAAATCTAAATAGTTGGGATGAATTATATAGATATTATTGCAAACTGAAAAAACAACAGGATGAAATGAAGGAAAAAGTTGAGCTATATCACCAAAAAAAATATAATGCATTATATCTTTTAACCATACATTCCAGTAAAGGTTTAGCTTTTTCTAATGTTTTTATAATTGGGGCTTATGATAGTGGTATACCATCATCTAAAGCTATTTCTGTTCAGAATATAGATGCAAATATAGCAAGAGAAAAGGCAGAGCCAATTACAACTATTGAGGAAGAGCGAAGATTAATGTATGTCGCTGTAACTAGGGCAAGAAACAATTTATATATAACCTATCCTAAAAATATAAATAATAGACCTATAGAATGCTCACCTTTTTTAAAAGAACTTAATTTACCTGCAATCGATTTCACTAAACAATAA
- a CDS encoding AAA family ATPase, protein MKVLIENLALIKDSKFSDAQFNVVVGNNGSGKTIFLETIVYIKKALGQLLKKKISDTEILKKLIKLYWDDKAIVSKLLNTPFTVFERSRFEGECSFELQYKLLDAFLKDTLSDFNKSINTEILVNILGGNSNKKSHGMRLEVTEVDYLKIDKVQFAISKVDDTQVRLDVFNGFQKEFKLFSIVKEMEYDVDQSEAVNQIDEENTFTFRPVLFGVEEIEEQLKDYINECIIKLIINDVVYSDIAFFPTERSSFYDKGIVKMIVHNPEDVDIRYSEKLFYKSYDNFKDFTKRFRLPSIRNSKVLSEMVDGDYIYDDDGEIVGFKQKDGIEVPKRLFSTKQNRMMPYLMLENPLERFELVVIEEPEAHLSISSMRKLIPFFENIIKNKKQKLIISTHSEILLQLLNNTLLLDEDISSNVYELINLEDGRTNLKEAEKTPFGYRVKLMTQGLEKLFEESNKIHSKILEDMDDDI, encoded by the coding sequence ATGAAAGTTTTGATAGAAAACTTAGCCTTAATAAAAGACTCCAAATTTTCGGATGCGCAATTTAATGTGGTTGTAGGGAACAATGGAAGTGGTAAAACTATTTTTTTAGAAACTATAGTTTATATAAAAAAAGCCCTAGGTCAACTACTGAAGAAGAAAATTAGTGATACAGAAATTTTAAAGAAACTTATAAAATTATATTGGGATGATAAAGCTATAGTAAGTAAATTACTTAATACACCTTTTACTGTGTTCGAACGATCTCGTTTTGAAGGCGAGTGTTCTTTCGAATTACAATATAAGTTGTTAGATGCTTTTTTAAAAGATACTTTAAGTGATTTTAATAAGAGTATTAACACTGAGATTTTAGTGAACATTCTAGGTGGAAATTCAAATAAGAAATCACATGGTATGCGGTTAGAGGTTACAGAGGTTGATTATCTTAAAATAGATAAGGTTCAATTTGCAATTTCAAAAGTAGATGATACACAAGTTCGTTTAGATGTATTTAATGGTTTCCAAAAAGAGTTCAAGCTCTTTAGTATTGTTAAAGAGATGGAATACGATGTTGATCAATCGGAAGCTGTGAATCAAATAGATGAAGAAAATACTTTTACATTTAGACCTGTATTATTTGGAGTAGAAGAAATTGAAGAACAACTTAAAGATTATATAAATGAATGTATAATAAAGTTAATTATCAATGATGTAGTCTATAGTGACATAGCATTTTTCCCAACCGAGAGATCGTCTTTTTATGACAAAGGAATAGTAAAGATGATAGTGCATAATCCAGAAGATGTAGATATACGCTATAGTGAAAAATTGTTTTATAAGTCATACGACAATTTTAAAGACTTTACAAAGAGATTTAGGTTGCCTAGTATTAGAAATTCAAAGGTATTATCTGAGATGGTTGATGGAGATTATATTTACGACGATGATGGAGAAATTGTTGGATTCAAGCAAAAAGATGGTATAGAAGTGCCTAAAAGATTGTTTTCTACTAAGCAGAATCGAATGATGCCATACTTAATGCTAGAAAATCCTTTAGAGCGTTTTGAACTAGTTGTTATAGAGGAACCGGAGGCACATCTATCAATAAGTAGTATGAGAAAGTTAATTCCGTTTTTTGAAAATATAATAAAGAATAAAAAACAAAAGTTAATTATTAGTACACATAGTGAAATCTTATTGCAATTATTGAATAATACTCTACTTTTAGACGAAGATATATCTTCTAATGTATATGAATTGATTAACTTAGAAGATGGTAGAACAAACTTAAAAGAAGCAGAAAAAACACCATTTGGATATCGCGTAAAATTAATGACTCAAGGACTGGAAAAACTATTCGAAGAATCTAATAAAATACATTCTAAAATACTAGAGGACATGGACGATGATATTTGA
- the tnpB gene encoding IS66 family insertion sequence element accessory protein TnpB (TnpB, as the term is used for proteins encoded by IS66 family insertion elements, is considered an accessory protein, since TnpC, encoded by a neighboring gene, is a DDE family transposase.) produces MKHDFTRVQNIYIVCGKTDMRKGIDGLATLVQDSFELDPYSDSIFLFSGISKDRYKCLYFDGDGFALLYKRLDNGRLQWPKNEKEVRNLSQQELRWLLEGLSLQQPRAIQKSAKGVF; encoded by the coding sequence ATGAAGCATGATTTTACGCGCGTGCAAAATATTTATATTGTCTGCGGGAAAACTGACATGCGTAAAGGGATTGACGGTCTAGCGACCCTCGTTCAGGACTCGTTTGAACTGGACCCTTATAGTGACTCGATTTTTTTATTTTCAGGTATAAGTAAGGACCGCTATAAATGTCTTTATTTTGACGGTGACGGCTTTGCACTACTTTATAAACGTCTAGACAATGGCAGGCTACAATGGCCCAAAAATGAAAAGGAAGTACGAAATCTATCTCAACAAGAATTGCGTTGGTTATTGGAAGGTTTATCTCTTCAACAACCGAGGGCAATACAGAAATCTGCAAAAGGTGTCTTTTAA
- a CDS encoding IS66 family transposase → MSMETTEKLIHLLEEQLAVMKQQNEELSKKLDVSLAQNKYLSEQVRQLTKMIYGSRSEKSKYQPPDGQCSLFDNDPSFNGSEQTEEQSTETVTYTVTRLNKKKKRNDSFVEGVEVEEIHHHPVNLQCDCCQSQLHEIGSTITREEAAFIPAKLVRVQHIEHAYECKQCKKDREQNQFIQRGKAPMAVIPRSIAGPTVLAKVIYDKFSLYLPLYRQVKEWARTGLITNDKNLSNWVIRVAEEWLLPIYEEMKNVLSVKTLLHIDETVAQVLNRSDGKRAQSNAYNWVFRTVPTEGPVIILFEHALTRSRTVLEEYLANFEGTIICDGYSAYDKLPNITFANCWAHVRRYWLKVDSKNGRIGLAYCNQLYALEQKFKGLPPKQRRKMRWRYARRVIRKFFNWLEKSQFFGKNALATATEYTLNRRNELKAFLYNGQIEIDNNPAENAIRPTVIGRKNWLFSVSEAGAKANAICLSLAETAKANGVDFYKYLVKLLTDLPNLAIHQQPELLQEYMPWSESIQATCA, encoded by the coding sequence ATGAGTATGGAAACAACAGAAAAATTAATTCACTTATTAGAAGAGCAACTCGCTGTTATGAAGCAACAAAACGAAGAGCTTTCTAAAAAGTTAGACGTGTCACTCGCCCAAAATAAATACTTGTCTGAACAAGTTCGCCAGTTAACCAAAATGATTTATGGTTCGCGCTCGGAGAAGTCAAAATACCAACCACCAGATGGACAATGTTCGTTATTCGATAATGATCCGTCTTTTAATGGGTCTGAGCAAACAGAAGAACAAAGCACGGAAACTGTGACGTATACAGTGACCCGTTTAAATAAAAAGAAAAAGCGTAACGATTCATTCGTAGAAGGTGTGGAAGTGGAAGAAATTCACCATCATCCAGTAAATCTCCAATGTGACTGTTGCCAAAGTCAGTTACATGAAATCGGCTCCACAATTACCCGTGAAGAAGCAGCGTTTATTCCGGCCAAGTTGGTGCGTGTGCAGCATATTGAGCATGCCTATGAGTGTAAGCAATGTAAAAAAGATCGTGAACAAAATCAGTTTATTCAACGTGGGAAAGCGCCGATGGCAGTGATTCCTCGTAGCATCGCAGGGCCAACGGTGTTGGCGAAAGTCATCTATGATAAATTCTCACTCTACCTACCACTTTATCGCCAAGTAAAAGAATGGGCACGTACGGGTTTAATCACCAATGATAAAAATCTTTCGAATTGGGTGATTCGTGTTGCAGAAGAGTGGCTATTACCAATTTATGAAGAGATGAAAAATGTCCTTTCAGTCAAAACGCTACTTCATATTGATGAAACTGTTGCCCAAGTATTGAATCGTTCTGATGGAAAGCGAGCACAATCAAACGCGTATAACTGGGTATTCCGAACAGTCCCAACTGAGGGGCCAGTAATCATTCTATTTGAACATGCGTTAACGCGAAGTCGAACGGTATTGGAGGAATATTTGGCCAATTTTGAGGGCACCATTATTTGTGATGGCTACTCTGCCTATGATAAGTTACCCAACATCACATTCGCCAACTGTTGGGCGCACGTTCGACGTTATTGGTTAAAAGTCGATAGCAAGAACGGACGTATTGGTTTGGCCTACTGTAATCAGCTCTACGCTTTAGAGCAAAAATTCAAAGGGCTGCCGCCGAAGCAACGTCGAAAAATGAGATGGCGCTACGCAAGACGGGTCATTCGGAAGTTTTTTAACTGGCTCGAAAAGTCTCAATTCTTTGGCAAAAACGCATTAGCCACAGCAACAGAGTATACGTTGAACAGAAGAAATGAACTAAAAGCATTTTTGTATAATGGGCAAATCGAAATCGATAATAATCCAGCCGAAAATGCGATCCGTCCAACCGTGATAGGAAGGAAGAACTGGCTCTTTTCTGTCAGTGAGGCGGGCGCAAAAGCCAATGCAATCTGCTTAAGTCTAGCGGAAACAGCAAAAGCGAATGGTGTAGATTTCTATAAATACCTCGTCAAGCTTTTGACGGATTTACCCAATCTCGCAATTCATCAACAACCAGAATTATTACAAGAATACATGCCTTGGTCCGAGTCGATTCAAGCTACATGTGCATAA
- a CDS encoding 3-ketoacyl-ACP reductase, with protein MQAIAGKVALITGAGRGIGRATAVAFAQEGIHVGLVGRTLENLQQVAEELKQYDVKVAIAAANVADLDSITKAVESIRGELGAIDILVNNAGISKFGGFMDLTPEEWTNIIDVNVKGVYYTTRAVLPEMIERNTGDIINISSTAGQKGAPITSAYSASKAAVIGLSESLMLEVRKKNIRVTTLTPSTVATDMAVELDLTDGNPEKVMQAEDLADLMVAQLKLHPRVVLKHAGLWSTNP; from the coding sequence ATGCAAGCAATCGCAGGTAAAGTGGCGTTAATTACAGGAGCAGGACGTGGAATTGGACGCGCAACAGCAGTAGCTTTTGCGCAAGAAGGTATTCACGTAGGTCTTGTTGGACGTACGCTTGAAAATTTACAACAAGTAGCAGAGGAACTTAAACAGTATGATGTGAAGGTAGCCATCGCTGCGGCAAATGTAGCGGATCTAGACTCTATTACTAAAGCCGTTGAATCTATTCGCGGTGAGCTTGGCGCCATCGATATTTTAGTAAACAATGCTGGCATTTCAAAATTCGGTGGCTTCATGGACTTAACACCTGAAGAATGGACAAATATTATCGATGTCAACGTAAAAGGTGTGTACTACACAACACGCGCTGTATTACCGGAGATGATCGAGCGCAACACAGGAGACATCATTAATATCTCCTCAACAGCTGGTCAAAAAGGTGCACCAATTACTAGTGCATACTCAGCTTCAAAAGCTGCAGTTATCGGACTAAGTGAATCATTAATGCTTGAAGTGCGTAAGAAAAATATTCGCGTTACAACATTAACGCCAAGTACAGTTGCTACAGATATGGCTGTTGAGCTAGACCTAACAGACGGCAATCCAGAAAAAGTGATGCAAGCAGAGGATCTAGCAGATTTAATGGTTGCACAACTAAAACTTCACCCACGTGTTGTCTTAAAACATGCTGGACTTTGGTCAACGAACCCTTAG
- a CDS encoding helix-turn-helix domain-containing protein, translating into MSDKLREEIKERILNNDYHCEKELTLSIISGKWKVVILWHLGVEGPHRFSELQRLFPKISHKILTNQLRELMDDGIVHREVFPEVPPKVEYSMTELGMTLLPIVEMMYEWGKNRIDQIKQESHNEVIG; encoded by the coding sequence ATGTCGGATAAATTAAGAGAAGAGATCAAAGAGAGAATATTAAATAATGATTATCATTGCGAAAAAGAACTTACCTTATCAATTATTAGTGGGAAATGGAAGGTTGTTATTTTGTGGCATTTAGGTGTAGAAGGACCACATCGCTTCAGTGAACTTCAAAGACTTTTCCCGAAAATATCTCATAAGATATTAACAAACCAATTACGTGAACTGATGGATGATGGAATTGTTCATAGAGAAGTGTTTCCAGAAGTTCCTCCGAAAGTCGAATATTCAATGACAGAACTAGGGATGACATTATTACCAATCGTTGAGATGATGTACGAATGGGGAAAAAATAGAATCGATCAAATTAAACAAGAAAGCCATAACGAGGTCATTGGATGA
- a CDS encoding TetR/AcrR family transcriptional regulator, whose product MAPKEQITEEILLDCAFEMARKSGIDSVNARDLAKELGCSTKPIFRLFTSMDDLKYAIYERASNLYNERMFQGLQESSFLGMGLAYINFAREEKKFFELLFLSNKYKISSFSELINDVENQGIIALISKNTGLTQTSAKSLFIDIWLTTHGIATMCATNTCDLDSSEIEGILKDVFEGVKLKLLDGGNK is encoded by the coding sequence TTGGCACCGAAAGAGCAGATTACAGAGGAAATTTTATTGGATTGTGCTTTTGAAATGGCTAGAAAGAGTGGGATTGATAGTGTTAATGCACGAGATTTAGCAAAAGAGTTAGGTTGTTCGACAAAACCTATTTTTCGATTATTCACGAGTATGGACGATTTAAAGTACGCAATATATGAACGGGCTAGCAATCTTTATAATGAAAGAATGTTTCAGGGCTTGCAAGAAAGTTCTTTTTTAGGAATGGGGTTAGCTTATATTAACTTTGCTCGAGAAGAAAAAAAGTTTTTTGAGTTATTATTTCTATCCAATAAATATAAGATTTCAAGTTTTTCGGAATTAATAAATGATGTAGAGAATCAAGGTATTATAGCACTTATTTCAAAAAACACAGGATTAACTCAAACCTCTGCTAAATCTCTATTTATCGATATATGGTTAACTACGCACGGTATTGCGACAATGTGTGCGACGAATACTTGCGATTTAGACAGCTCGGAAATTGAGGGTATTTTAAAAGATGTTTTTGAAGGAGTTAAACTAAAATTATTGGATGGAGGAAATAAATGA